From [Clostridium] symbiosum, a single genomic window includes:
- a CDS encoding FeoB small GTPase domain-containing protein has protein sequence MNQNSPFTIALAGTPNVGKSTIFNALTKMHQHTGNWSGKTVACCSGQFHYKDMSSLVVDLPGTYSLRTHSEEEEIAREYIVSGGPDLLLVVCDATCAERGLRLLKQIRDLEDSLLTHVILCVNLCDEAAKKGIELNFELLSEKLNIPVIPCTARDRHGLDRLKEEIYGICKDNGRLKPESQAQPESGEMDYHSSSAFQMCRCCQQSCGDGPEALPDFPFPCDSCPCSGLCSSGVYSYSGENDGNGKTADSENDNGGGNEASNRSLRELMPDFSPASLAAQAVTYKNPAYLKRQERIDRLITGRFTGSLIMIALLLAIFWLTITGANYPSSFLWDQFFRLETWLAATLTNAGAPEWIISSMIYGVFRVVAWVVSVMLPPMAIFFPLFTLLEDLGYLPRAAFNMDCAFKKCKACGKQCLTMCLVNAPRRVQCFPYNSSPNISPSIFQTDSS, from the coding sequence ATGAATCAGAACAGCCCTTTTACAATAGCCCTGGCCGGAACCCCCAATGTGGGAAAAAGTACCATTTTCAACGCCCTGACAAAAATGCACCAGCACACCGGAAACTGGTCCGGAAAGACAGTCGCCTGCTGCAGCGGACAGTTCCACTATAAAGATATGTCCAGCCTGGTTGTCGACCTGCCCGGAACCTACTCCCTGCGGACCCATTCAGAGGAAGAAGAAATCGCCAGAGAATATATTGTCTCCGGCGGTCCCGATTTACTGCTGGTTGTCTGCGATGCAACCTGTGCCGAGCGCGGGCTGCGTCTTCTAAAGCAAATCCGTGACCTGGAGGATTCCCTGCTGACCCATGTCATCCTGTGTGTAAACCTCTGTGATGAAGCCGCCAAAAAGGGGATCGAGCTGAATTTTGAACTGCTGTCGGAAAAACTGAACATACCCGTGATTCCCTGCACCGCCAGAGACCGCCATGGGTTGGACCGATTGAAAGAAGAAATATACGGAATCTGTAAAGATAACGGAAGGCTGAAACCTGAGAGCCAGGCTCAACCGGAGAGCGGCGAAATGGACTACCATAGCTCTTCCGCCTTTCAGATGTGCCGCTGCTGCCAGCAGAGCTGTGGTGATGGACCGGAAGCTCTGCCTGATTTCCCCTTTCCCTGCGATTCCTGCCCCTGCAGCGGTTTATGTTCATCCGGCGTATACTCCTACTCCGGTGAGAACGACGGGAATGGCAAAACCGCTGATTCGGAAAATGATAACGGCGGCGGGAACGAAGCCTCCAACCGCTCCCTGCGGGAGCTGATGCCCGACTTCTCCCCCGCTTCCCTGGCAGCTCAGGCCGTAACCTATAAAAATCCGGCATACCTGAAGCGCCAGGAACGGATCGACCGCCTGATTACCGGCCGTTTTACCGGCTCTCTCATTATGATCGCCCTGCTGCTCGCCATATTCTGGCTCACGATCACCGGCGCCAATTACCCATCTTCCTTCCTGTGGGATCAGTTCTTCCGCCTGGAGACCTGGCTGGCCGCAACGCTCACAAACGCAGGCGCCCCGGAATGGATTATCAGTTCCATGATTTACGGTGTTTTCAGGGTTGTTGCATGGGTTGTATCCGTCATGCTCCCCCCAATGGCTATCTTCTTCCCGCTCTTTACACTGCTCGAAGACCTGGGCTATCTTCCCAGGGCCGCATTCAACATGGATTGTGCCTTTAAAAAGTGTAAAGCCTGCGGTAAGCAGTGCCTTACCATGTGCTTAGTCAATGCTCCCCGGCGAGTCCAGTGTTTTCCATACAATTCCTCACCTAATATATCACCTTCCATTTTCCAAACAGACTCTTCTTAA
- a CDS encoding nucleoside recognition domain-containing protein, with the protein MAMGFGCNAAGVVGCRIIDSPRERLIAILTNSMVPCNGRFPTLIMLITIFFMGIGSQSGGILESFTTAIVLTAFILLGVLATLLSSLLLSKTVLKGIPSSFTLELPPYRRPQIGKVIVRSIFDRTLFVLGRAVCVAAPAGLIIWIAGNLFIDGQSLLSHMSSFLDPFGRFLGMDGMILVGFILGFPANEIVVPIILMGYLQTGSLVEMSDPSALMGLFAAHGWTMKTAVCMAVFALFHWPCSTTCLTVKKETGSIRWTVVSFLLPTVIGIILCSLINFIF; encoded by the coding sequence ATGGCTATGGGCTTCGGCTGCAATGCAGCCGGCGTCGTCGGCTGCCGTATTATCGACTCTCCACGAGAGAGGCTGATTGCCATCCTGACCAACTCCATGGTCCCCTGTAACGGCCGTTTTCCTACCCTTATCATGCTGATTACAATCTTTTTTATGGGAATCGGCTCACAAAGCGGCGGAATTTTAGAATCCTTTACCACCGCGATTGTCCTGACGGCATTCATCCTGCTGGGGGTTCTTGCCACTCTTTTATCATCCCTTCTGCTGTCCAAAACAGTACTAAAAGGAATTCCGTCTTCCTTTACTCTGGAACTGCCTCCCTACAGACGGCCGCAGATAGGTAAGGTCATTGTCCGTTCCATTTTTGACAGAACGCTTTTTGTCCTCGGCCGCGCCGTTTGTGTGGCGGCTCCCGCGGGCCTGATTATCTGGATAGCCGGAAACCTGTTTATCGACGGCCAGAGCCTCTTATCCCACATGTCCTCCTTCCTCGATCCGTTCGGCCGTTTTCTGGGAATGGACGGTATGATTCTGGTTGGATTCATATTGGGATTCCCGGCCAATGAGATTGTAGTCCCCATCATTCTGATGGGTTACCTGCAGACCGGCAGCCTGGTTGAGATGTCCGACCCATCCGCCCTGATGGGACTCTTCGCCGCCCATGGATGGACGATGAAGACCGCGGTGTGCATGGCTGTCTTCGCCCTGTTCCACTGGCCATGTTCCACCACCTGCCTCACTGTAAAAAAGGAAACAGGAAGTATCCGCTGGACTGTCGTCTCATTCCTGCTGCCGACAGTGATCGGAATCATTCTCTGTTCCCTGATTAACTTTATATTCTAA
- a CDS encoding FeoA family protein, whose translation MSIGQTAVICWLSDNKSITGRLLDLGFEPGTSVTCILRKCDGELSAFLIKGAVIALRREDADLIFIKENETETEEPHL comes from the coding sequence ATGTCCATTGGGCAAACCGCTGTAATTTGCTGGCTGTCAGATAATAAATCCATTACCGGAAGACTTCTCGATCTCGGTTTTGAGCCTGGTACCTCAGTTACCTGTATCTTACGAAAGTGTGACGGCGAACTATCTGCATTTCTTATCAAAGGTGCTGTCATCGCCCTTCGGCGTGAAGACGCCGATCTGATTTTTATCAAAGAAAACGAAACGGAAACGGAGGAACCCCATCTATGA
- a CDS encoding tetratricopeptide repeat protein: protein MAILMTGLCEKGVELIWKQCNEELFPQGIEYLEEAARAGDPEGWFFLGNCYGWGEGAVGFNEKKAYECYKRGIEAGSFRCVLGAVRAGHYDEEMKKSSLHTLEESYKEVLESAEQGDPFSALQIATAYEGETIFDLLPGEEQKRDTCFRWYQQAAESGIVSAMVKVGKCYLNGEYTQRDAEKALEWADRCAALGSAWGLYRMGIYHLDHDNAEAAYQYLRAAASQGALKAYLHLGRMYLNGQGTERDIGKAVEAFEQAANSQEPESYTELGNIFYRDEVVERDNEKAFYWYSRAYAAGEKETALPLAHLYLRTSDIQDLQAAEKLFKEAAETEKDGFASLALGNMSRDGICKTPDIEEAVTWYEKGAKLGNAECMEILGGLYFQGGEGLDADYEKAFYWLNRCHQMGTLQSYSKLAFLYMKGQGCEADEERARELFEKAAETECDGYAFYELGYLYERKNESPEDLEKAADYYQRAIEMGNESAGRRFSHFKKSLFGKWKVIY, encoded by the coding sequence ATGGCAATACTGATGACAGGATTGTGCGAAAAAGGCGTTGAACTGATATGGAAACAGTGCAATGAGGAATTATTCCCCCAGGGCATTGAGTACCTTGAGGAAGCGGCCAGGGCGGGAGACCCGGAGGGCTGGTTTTTCCTGGGAAACTGCTACGGCTGGGGAGAGGGCGCCGTTGGATTCAACGAGAAAAAGGCATACGAATGTTATAAGAGAGGCATTGAGGCCGGGAGCTTCCGCTGTGTACTCGGAGCGGTCAGGGCTGGCCACTATGATGAAGAAATGAAGAAATCTTCCCTCCATACGCTGGAGGAAAGTTATAAAGAGGTACTTGAATCTGCAGAGCAGGGGGATCCGTTTTCCGCCCTGCAGATCGCGACGGCCTATGAGGGAGAGACCATTTTTGACTTGCTTCCGGGTGAGGAGCAGAAGAGGGATACCTGTTTTAGATGGTATCAGCAGGCGGCGGAAAGCGGTATCGTCTCTGCTATGGTCAAGGTCGGAAAATGCTATTTAAACGGAGAATATACACAGAGGGATGCAGAGAAGGCTCTGGAATGGGCGGACCGATGCGCCGCGCTGGGCAGCGCCTGGGGCCTGTACCGGATGGGCATTTACCACCTGGATCATGATAACGCTGAGGCAGCGTATCAGTATTTGAGGGCAGCGGCCAGCCAGGGAGCGTTGAAGGCCTATCTCCACCTGGGGCGGATGTATTTGAACGGCCAGGGGACGGAACGCGACATAGGAAAAGCGGTGGAGGCTTTTGAACAGGCGGCAAACAGCCAGGAGCCGGAGAGCTATACGGAACTGGGCAATATCTTTTACCGTGACGAGGTGGTGGAACGCGATAATGAAAAAGCGTTTTACTGGTATAGCCGCGCCTATGCGGCCGGAGAGAAGGAGACAGCCCTGCCCCTTGCCCACCTGTATCTGAGAACGTCGGATATCCAGGATCTCCAGGCGGCCGAGAAACTGTTTAAGGAAGCGGCTGAGACGGAGAAGGACGGTTTTGCAAGCCTTGCCCTGGGGAATATGAGCAGGGACGGAATCTGCAAAACTCCCGATATAGAAGAGGCGGTTACCTGGTATGAGAAGGGAGCGAAACTCGGAAATGCCGAGTGCATGGAGATACTGGGCGGCCTTTATTTTCAGGGTGGGGAAGGTCTCGATGCGGACTATGAGAAGGCATTTTACTGGCTGAACCGATGCCATCAGATGGGAACCCTGCAGTCCTACTCCAAACTGGCTTTTCTGTACATGAAAGGCCAGGGATGCGAGGCCGACGAGGAGAGAGCCAGGGAGCTTTTTGAGAAGGCCGCCGAAACAGAGTGCGACGGCTATGCCTTTTATGAACTGGGCTACCTTTACGAGAGAAAAAATGAATCCCCGGAGGATCTGGAAAAAGCGGCGGATTATTATCAGCGTGCGATAGAAATGGGAAATGAGAGCGCCGGACGGAGATTTTCTCATTTTAAGAAGAGTCTGTTTGGAAAATGGAAGGTGATATATTAG
- a CDS encoding recombinase family protein — protein sequence MYPSFSEGSLLPGAIYLRLSKDDEGSGESLSIVNQRKMLLRYAREHRLTIVREYVDDGYSGTSFDRPGFRSMIEDIEKKEIRLVLTKDLSRLGRDYIKTGEYTELFFPSRGVRFIAVGDGYDSAYSSTDLIPFRNVVNEMYARDISRKIRASLQVRMEEGSYIGNFAPYGYNKCGKERHQLIPDGETAPIVLRIFLETASGVLPSALAGELNAEHIPCPSLYRCLKHPGLNPDHYSKSGLWTANTIIKILHNPVYLGHMVQGKTKKLSFKSRASLTVPSCDRIKVPGTHPPIVTEKLFAQCREQLSSRATRKKTPPSQGMR from the coding sequence ATGTATCCATCTTTTTCTGAAGGTTCCCTTCTGCCCGGAGCTATCTATCTGCGGCTTTCAAAAGATGATGAAGGTTCCGGGGAAAGTTTAAGCATTGTCAATCAGAGAAAAATGCTTCTCCGCTACGCCAGGGAACACCGCCTTACCATTGTCCGAGAATATGTGGACGACGGCTACTCCGGCACTTCGTTCGACCGCCCCGGTTTTCGCAGCATGATTGAGGACATTGAAAAAAAAGAAATCAGGCTGGTTCTCACCAAGGATCTGTCACGGCTCGGCAGGGATTACATTAAAACGGGAGAATATACGGAGTTATTCTTTCCATCCAGAGGCGTCCGTTTCATTGCCGTCGGAGACGGATATGACTCCGCCTATTCAAGCACCGACCTGATTCCGTTCCGCAACGTGGTGAACGAAATGTATGCCCGCGATATTTCAAGAAAAATCCGTGCATCCCTGCAGGTACGGATGGAGGAGGGTTCCTATATCGGTAACTTTGCCCCTTACGGCTACAATAAATGCGGAAAAGAACGCCATCAGCTTATCCCTGACGGCGAGACAGCGCCCATCGTACTGCGGATTTTCCTTGAAACGGCTTCGGGTGTTCTCCCCTCCGCGCTGGCCGGCGAATTAAACGCGGAACACATCCCCTGTCCTTCCCTCTACCGCTGTTTGAAACATCCTGGCCTGAACCCGGACCATTACAGCAAAAGCGGCCTGTGGACGGCCAACACCATCATAAAAATACTGCACAATCCCGTGTACCTCGGCCATATGGTACAGGGAAAAACGAAGAAACTGTCCTTCAAAAGCAGGGCATCTCTCACGGTCCCCTCCTGTGACCGGATCAAGGTTCCCGGCACACATCCCCCCATTGTGACGGAAAAACTGTTTGCCCAGTGCAGAGAACAGCTTAGCAGCAGGGCAACCCGTAAAAAGACACCGCCTTCCCAGGGCATGCGTTGA
- the sfsA gene encoding DNA/RNA nuclease SfsA, translating into MQYEHIVTGIFLKRPNRFIAHVMINGREEVCHVKNTGRLREFLVPGAELLVQFHPDAAALGRKTAYSVIGVYKENAGYNHERLLINMDSQAPNQAAAEWLSEGGLSLEVTEVKREVTYHESRFDLAFKEDGCPSFMEVKGVTLEHDGAAMFPDAPTGRGVKHVMELRDAAMEGYHAYVLFVIQMKGILSFSPNRSTHPEFADALKLASESGVHILARDCIITKQEMKIDMPVDVIL; encoded by the coding sequence ATGCAATATGAACATATCGTAACCGGAATATTTTTGAAGAGGCCCAACCGGTTTATCGCCCATGTGATGATCAATGGCAGGGAAGAGGTCTGCCATGTTAAGAATACGGGAAGGCTCCGGGAATTTTTAGTACCCGGGGCGGAGCTTCTTGTGCAGTTCCATCCGGATGCTGCGGCTCTGGGGAGAAAAACCGCTTACTCCGTTATCGGCGTTTATAAGGAAAATGCGGGGTATAACCACGAACGCCTGCTTATCAATATGGATTCACAGGCACCGAATCAGGCGGCCGCGGAATGGCTGAGTGAAGGAGGACTCTCCTTAGAAGTAACGGAGGTGAAAAGAGAGGTTACGTATCATGAATCCCGGTTTGATCTGGCATTTAAAGAAGATGGATGTCCGTCGTTTATGGAAGTAAAAGGAGTTACGCTGGAACACGACGGCGCCGCCATGTTTCCCGACGCACCGACCGGGCGCGGGGTTAAACATGTTATGGAGCTCAGGGATGCCGCTATGGAAGGATATCACGCCTATGTCCTGTTTGTCATTCAGATGAAGGGAATTCTTTCTTTTTCCCCCAACAGGAGCACCCATCCGGAATTCGCGGATGCGCTTAAACTGGCATCGGAATCCGGCGTCCATATTCTCGCCCGCGACTGTATAATAACAAAACAGGAAATGAAAATTGATATGCCGGTGGATGTGATTCTCTAA
- the fba gene encoding class II fructose-1,6-bisphosphate aldolase, with the protein MLVNAKDMLQKAKEGQYAVGQFNINNLEWTKAVLQTAQEQNSPVILGVSEGAGKYMAGFKTVADMVKAMIDELKITVPVAIHLDHGTYDGCMKCIEAGFSSIMFDGSHYPIDENVEKTKELVRICAEKGLSLEAEVGSIGGEEDGVVGMGECADPDECKAIADLGVDMLAAGIGNIHGKYPANWPGLSFETLEAVKNKTGDMPLVLHGGTGIPEDMIKRAISLGVAKINVNTECQLAFADATRKYIEAGKDLEGKGFDPRKLLAPGTAAIKETVKTKMELFGSVGKA; encoded by the coding sequence ATGTTAGTAAACGCAAAGGACATGCTTCAGAAGGCAAAAGAAGGCCAGTACGCAGTTGGGCAGTTTAATATCAACAACCTGGAATGGACAAAGGCAGTATTACAGACCGCACAGGAACAGAATTCACCGGTTATCCTGGGCGTATCTGAGGGAGCCGGCAAATATATGGCCGGATTCAAGACGGTTGCTGATATGGTAAAGGCAATGATCGATGAACTTAAGATTACAGTCCCGGTAGCGATCCACTTAGACCATGGTACTTATGACGGCTGCATGAAATGTATCGAGGCAGGTTTTTCCTCCATTATGTTTGACGGCTCTCATTATCCAATCGACGAGAACGTTGAGAAGACGAAAGAACTCGTTCGCATCTGTGCTGAAAAAGGTTTATCACTTGAGGCAGAGGTTGGTTCCATCGGCGGTGAAGAAGACGGCGTTGTAGGAATGGGCGAGTGCGCAGATCCCGATGAATGTAAGGCAATTGCAGATCTCGGCGTAGATATGCTGGCAGCGGGAATCGGCAATATTCACGGCAAATATCCGGCAAACTGGCCGGGACTCAGCTTTGAGACCCTGGAAGCCGTAAAGAATAAAACGGGCGATATGCCGTTAGTTCTCCATGGCGGTACCGGTATCCCGGAGGACATGATTAAAAGAGCAATCTCCCTTGGCGTAGCCAAGATTAATGTTAACACAGAGTGCCAGCTTGCTTTTGCAGATGCAACACGTAAATACATCGAAGCAGGCAAGGATCTGGAAGGCAAGGGCTTTGACCCGCGTAAACTTCTTGCTCCTGGTACAGCAGCAATCAAGGAAACAGTTAAGACTAAGATGGAACTCTTCGGTTCTGTCGGCAAAGCCTGA
- the thrC gene encoding threonine synthase → MAIYYSSTRGGEKNVTASQAILKGLAEDGGLFMPDEVPAFDRSFAELAKMSYQEVAYEVMKLFLSDFTEEELKDCINRAYDSKFDTEEIAPLVKADGAYYLELFHGNTIAFKDMALSILPRLMTVSARKNKIDNTIVILTATSGDTGKAAMAGFADVEGTKIIVFYPKDGVSRVQELQMLTQKGDNTSVVGIDGNFDDAQNGVKKIFNDKEFGKELAAKGYQLSSANSINIGRLVPQIVYYVYAYVKLLDNGEISEGEKINITVPTGNFGNILAAYFAKQMGLPVDRLICASNDNKVLYDFFQTGIYDRKREFILTSSPSMDILISSNLERLIYLSTGCDAAKTKGLMEELVRDGKYTVTPEMRERMSDFFGGFATQEENAAEIKRLYDETGYMIDTHTGVASCVYRKYVKETNDTAKTVIASTASPYKFSRSVMEAIFGSEEGKDEFELIDEMEKASGVAVPAAIEEIRNAEIRHNIQCTSETMKSTVADILK, encoded by the coding sequence ATGGCAATCTACTATAGCAGTACCCGCGGCGGTGAAAAAAATGTTACGGCATCACAGGCGATCCTGAAGGGACTTGCAGAGGACGGCGGTCTTTTTATGCCGGATGAGGTTCCCGCATTTGACCGTTCTTTTGCAGAACTGGCAAAGATGAGCTACCAGGAAGTCGCTTATGAGGTGATGAAATTATTTCTTTCGGATTTTACGGAAGAGGAACTGAAAGACTGTATTAACCGTGCCTATGACAGCAAGTTTGACACAGAAGAGATTGCCCCTCTCGTAAAGGCGGACGGAGCATATTACCTTGAACTGTTCCACGGGAACACAATTGCATTCAAGGATATGGCGCTCTCGATTCTTCCCCGCCTGATGACGGTATCAGCCAGAAAGAATAAAATTGACAACACAATTGTAATCCTGACCGCAACCTCCGGGGATACCGGTAAGGCGGCCATGGCCGGCTTTGCGGACGTGGAAGGGACGAAGATTATCGTATTTTATCCGAAGGATGGCGTAAGCCGCGTGCAGGAACTGCAGATGCTTACACAGAAAGGCGATAATACAAGCGTTGTGGGAATTGACGGAAACTTTGACGATGCCCAGAACGGCGTTAAGAAGATATTTAATGATAAAGAGTTTGGAAAGGAACTGGCCGCTAAGGGATACCAGCTCTCCTCCGCAAACTCGATCAACATCGGACGTCTTGTCCCACAGATTGTTTACTATGTTTATGCATATGTAAAACTGCTTGACAACGGTGAGATTTCCGAAGGCGAGAAAATCAATATTACCGTACCGACCGGTAATTTCGGAAATATTCTGGCCGCTTACTTTGCGAAACAGATGGGCCTTCCGGTTGACAGACTGATTTGCGCCTCCAATGACAATAAAGTTTTATATGATTTCTTCCAGACCGGTATCTATGACAGAAAGAGGGAGTTTATCCTGACTTCATCACCGTCCATGGATATCCTCATTTCCAGTAACCTGGAGAGACTGATTTATCTTTCCACCGGCTGTGACGCCGCAAAGACGAAGGGACTGATGGAAGAACTCGTAAGAGACGGAAAATACACGGTTACTCCTGAAATGAGGGAGAGAATGAGCGATTTCTTCGGAGGCTTTGCAACACAGGAAGAGAACGCCGCCGAAATTAAACGTCTCTATGATGAGACCGGTTATATGATTGACACGCATACGGGCGTTGCCTCCTGCGTATATAGAAAGTATGTAAAAGAAACAAATGATACGGCTAAAACCGTAATCGCCTCCACAGCCAGCCCATATAAATTCTCCAGAAGCGTTATGGAGGCAATCTTCGGAAGCGAAGAGGGTAAGGATGAGTTTGAACTGATTGACGAGATGGAGAAAGCATCCGGGGTTGCGGTTCCGGCTGCCATCGAGGAGATTAGAAATGCTGAAATCCGCCATAATATACAGTGCACATCTGAGACTATGAAAAGCACCGTGGCTGACATTCTGAAATAG
- a CDS encoding glutamine synthetase III, producing MSDLINVSEIFGKNVFNDTAMKERLPKSVYKKLKQTIEDGTELDPSIADVVAHAMKDWAIERGATHYSHWFQPLTGVTAEKHDAFISVPDAAGRVIMEFSGKELIKGEPDASSFPSGGLRSTFEARGYTTWDCTSPAFLREDTWGVTLYIPTAFCSYRGEALDKKTPLLRSMQAINEQSLRILRLFGNTTSKRVIPYVGPEQEYFLIDKEKYLQRKDLIYANRTLFGAMPPKGQEMDDHYFGSIRPRVGAFMKEVNEEMWRLGVCAKTQHNEAAPAQHELAPVYTQVNVAVDHNQMMMEALKRIAGHHGLTCLLHEKPFAGINGSGKHNNWSLTTDDGINMMNPGETPHENIQFLLVLACIMKAVDVHADLLRESTAVPGNDQRLGAAEAPPAIISIFLGEQLEDVIDQLCSTGSAAHSKQGGVLKTGVATLPDFAKDATDRNRTSPFAFTGNKFEFRMVGSSDSVSSPNVVLNTIVAEAFKEAADQLEKADDFDMAVHDMIKKLFAEHRRIIFSGNGYSEEWVKEAERRGLPNLRAGIDSVAALITDKAVELFEHFSVYTRAELESRAEIEYESYAKTINIEAKTMIDMAGKQIIPAVVEYTTQLAKSLSAVRDACPEADVSVQKELILETSALLSEMKAALSNLENEAKAATAISNSKERAYYCLEKVTAAMKKLRIPADKLEMIVDKELWPFPSYGDLIFEV from the coding sequence ATGAGTGACTTAATTAATGTGTCTGAAATTTTCGGGAAGAACGTTTTCAATGATACTGCAATGAAAGAGCGCCTTCCGAAAAGCGTTTATAAAAAGCTGAAGCAGACCATAGAGGACGGAACGGAACTGGATCCGTCCATTGCGGATGTTGTGGCCCATGCAATGAAGGACTGGGCGATCGAGAGGGGGGCGACCCATTATTCCCACTGGTTCCAACCGCTTACAGGAGTGACGGCCGAGAAGCACGATGCCTTTATCTCGGTTCCGGATGCAGCAGGCCGCGTGATTATGGAATTTTCCGGTAAGGAGTTGATTAAGGGAGAACCGGATGCGTCTTCTTTCCCATCAGGGGGACTCCGTTCCACCTTTGAGGCCAGAGGATATACAACCTGGGACTGCACTTCCCCTGCCTTTTTGCGGGAGGACACCTGGGGCGTGACTCTCTACATACCGACGGCTTTCTGTTCTTACAGGGGCGAGGCTCTTGACAAGAAGACGCCGCTTCTGCGTTCCATGCAGGCGATCAACGAACAGTCCCTGCGGATTCTCCGCCTGTTCGGGAATACCACATCAAAACGCGTGATTCCGTATGTCGGACCGGAGCAGGAGTATTTTCTGATTGATAAAGAAAAATATTTACAGAGAAAAGATCTGATCTACGCAAACAGGACTCTGTTTGGCGCTATGCCGCCGAAAGGGCAGGAGATGGATGATCATTATTTCGGGAGTATCCGTCCGCGTGTAGGCGCTTTTATGAAAGAAGTGAATGAGGAAATGTGGCGTCTCGGCGTCTGTGCCAAGACACAGCACAATGAGGCCGCTCCGGCCCAGCATGAACTGGCTCCTGTTTATACACAGGTGAATGTTGCGGTCGACCATAACCAGATGATGATGGAGGCCTTAAAGAGGATTGCCGGCCATCACGGTCTTACCTGCCTCCTTCATGAAAAGCCGTTTGCGGGGATCAACGGTTCCGGTAAACATAACAACTGGTCCCTGACCACCGACGACGGAATTAACATGATGAATCCCGGCGAAACGCCGCATGAGAACATCCAGTTCCTTCTGGTTTTGGCCTGTATCATGAAAGCGGTTGACGTCCATGCCGATCTGTTGAGAGAATCAACGGCGGTGCCGGGCAATGATCAGCGTCTGGGAGCGGCCGAGGCTCCGCCTGCGATTATTTCCATTTTCCTTGGTGAGCAGCTGGAAGATGTCATTGACCAGCTCTGCAGTACCGGTTCCGCGGCGCATTCCAAACAGGGCGGTGTATTGAAAACAGGCGTTGCAACCCTTCCTGATTTTGCCAAGGATGCCACGGACCGCAACAGGACATCGCCGTTTGCCTTTACGGGCAATAAGTTTGAGTTCCGTATGGTAGGTTCCTCAGATTCCGTGTCTTCCCCGAATGTTGTTTTAAATACGATTGTAGCGGAGGCATTTAAGGAGGCTGCGGATCAGCTGGAAAAAGCGGACGATTTTGATATGGCTGTCCATGATATGATTAAAAAACTGTTTGCGGAGCACAGAAGGATTATCTTCAGCGGAAACGGCTATTCCGAGGAGTGGGTTAAGGAAGCGGAGAGAAGGGGACTTCCGAATCTGAGAGCGGGGATTGATTCCGTTGCGGCTTTGATTACCGATAAGGCGGTCGAGCTGTTTGAGCATTTTAGTGTTTATACGAGGGCTGAACTGGAATCCAGAGCTGAAATAGAGTATGAATCCTATGCAAAGACAATCAATATAGAGGCAAAAACTATGATCGACATGGCAGGAAAACAGATTATCCCTGCCGTGGTAGAATATACGACGCAGCTTGCAAAATCACTTTCCGCCGTCAGGGATGCCTGCCCGGAAGCAGATGTCAGCGTTCAGAAGGAACTGATTTTAGAAACATCGGCTCTTCTGTCGGAGATGAAGGCGGCGCTTTCTAACCTTGAGAATGAGGCGAAGGCGGCAACGGCGATTTCAAACAGTAAAGAGAGGGCCTATTACTGCCTGGAAAAGGTGACCGCGGCGATGAAGAAACTCAGAATACCGGCGGATAAGCTGGAGATGATTGTGGATAAAGAACTCTGGCCTTTCCCGAGCTATGGGGATTTGATATTTGAGGTGTAG